In Anaerolineae bacterium, the following are encoded in one genomic region:
- a CDS encoding FAD-dependent oxidoreductase codes for MGTNSGYRVAIIGGGIAGLTAAYELARQGIAVTLYEKEHVLGGLASSFPLDDGYLERYYHFICLNDQEYFQMLAELGLED; via the coding sequence ATGGGGACCAATTCGGGATATCGGGTGGCGATCATCGGTGGGGGCATCGCCGGCCTGACGGCGGCCTATGAACTGGCGCGCCAGGGCATCGCGGTGACCCTCTATGAGAAAGAACATGTGCTGGGCGGCCTGGCCAGCAGTTTCCCCCTGGACGACGGCTACCTGGAGCGATATTATCATTTCATTTGCCTGAACGACCAAGAGTATTTCCAGATGTTGGCCGAGCTGGGGCTGGAAGACC
- a CDS encoding DUF362 domain-containing protein yields the protein MTKVRVSNVRVEESVPAAVREAMELADWRRYISAGADVVIKPNLGWDMFMPGSVTSPWVIEGIIQTIRDHVHSIAVVESDQVLVDIEKAYRISFVEQVCKKYNVPFVNMSKGRYRRVTLEDGLVLRHVDVPEILLGRELITVPVMKTHDKTVLTGPIKNQWGCLDKGRHNYHLILNEALVDINRVFRPHFAVLDATVGMDGDAPKSGRPRVIGRVLASGDFVALEAVQAELMGFDSRRIPHIQMCAEHGLGVADLEQIEMAGEDYRGLNYHFVPARHNLVSLVELTLRRSFLRPLMFDTPLFNVYCAGAKVWYWFWYYLGRGRRLRDEILAHPLYGRQWRDETWQEPAAETTAVGVME from the coding sequence ACGTGTCAGCAATGTGCGGGTGGAGGAGAGCGTGCCGGCGGCGGTGCGGGAGGCCATGGAATTGGCCGATTGGCGCCGCTATATCTCCGCCGGCGCGGATGTGGTCATCAAACCCAACCTGGGCTGGGATATGTTCATGCCCGGGTCGGTGACCTCTCCCTGGGTCATCGAGGGTATCATCCAGACCATCCGCGATCACGTGCACAGCATTGCCGTGGTCGAATCGGACCAGGTGCTGGTGGATATTGAGAAGGCCTACCGCATCTCATTTGTGGAGCAGGTCTGCAAGAAGTACAATGTGCCTTTCGTGAACATGTCGAAGGGGCGCTACCGGCGGGTAACGCTGGAGGACGGCCTGGTCCTGCGGCATGTGGATGTGCCGGAGATCTTATTGGGGCGAGAGCTGATCACGGTGCCGGTGATGAAAACCCATGATAAGACGGTATTGACCGGACCCATCAAGAATCAATGGGGCTGTCTGGACAAGGGCCGGCATAATTATCATCTCATCCTGAACGAGGCGCTGGTGGATATCAACCGCGTCTTCCGCCCCCATTTTGCCGTGCTGGATGCAACGGTGGGCATGGATGGGGACGCGCCGAAGTCGGGCCGGCCGCGGGTCATCGGGCGCGTGCTGGCCTCCGGCGACTTTGTGGCGCTGGAAGCGGTGCAGGCCGAGCTGATGGGCTTTGACTCGCGCCGCATCCCGCATATCCAGATGTGCGCCGAGCACGGCCTGGGGGTGGCGGACCTGGAGCAGATCGAGATGGCCGGCGAGGATTACCGCGGCCTGAACTATCACTTTGTGCCGGCCCGGCACAACCTGGTATCACTGGTGGAGCTGACACTGCGCCGCTCCTTCCTGCGGCCGCTGATGTTCGACACGCCGTTGTTCAACGTCTACTGCGCCGGCGCCAAGGTCTGGTACTGGTTCTGGTACTACCTGGGCAGGGGGCGCCGCCTGCGCGATGAGATCCTCGCCCATCCGCTCTACGGGCGGCAGTGGCGGGATGAGACCTGGCAGGAGCCGGCCGCGGAGACCACCGCCGTCGGGGTGATGGAGTGA